The DNA window TCCTGGAAGACCGACTTCGCGACCGAGGGCTCCCAGCCCAGCCCCGCCGCGATCCGTCCCTCCCGGAGGTTCGCGAGGATCGTGGAGATATCTGTATCCTCAATTGTCACATTGATCCCCTCGGCGTCGAGCACCTGGAGGAGATACCGGTGGGTACACGACCCGGTCGTGACGCCGACGGACTTGCCCGCGATGTCGGCCGTCTGCTCGATCGGCGAGTCCCGCGGGACGATCAGAAGGTTACACTGCTGGCCGTGCGACCAGTTGGCGAGCCCGACGAGGCTCGCAGGGGTCTCGGTCTGGGCGATCGTCACCAGTGCGGGCATNAGGTTACACTGCTGGCCGTGCGACCAGTTGGCGAGCCCGACGAGGCTCGCAGGGGTCTCGGTCTGGGCGATCGTCACCAGTGCGGGCATATCGCCCATCCACCCGACCTGGTTCTTCCCGACGCTGATCCGGTTCGCGATCACCGACCCCTGGAGTGCCGACTGCCACTCCAGCGAGTAGTCGTCGGGGAGGTGGCGGTCCACGAGGTCGTCGTCGTGCTTCATCACCAACGCCTCCCACGCGTGGGCCGAGAAGGGCTGATAACCCATCGTTAGCGTCGTTCCGGTTCCGCTCGCGACACCCAGACAGCCGGTCGCGAGACCCGTTCCCGCGACGGTCGCTGNGGGCTGATAACCCATCGTTAGCGTCGTTCCGGTTCCGCTCGCGACACCCAGACAGCCGGTCGCGAGACCCGTTCCCGCGACGGTCGCTGCCTGGAGGAATCGCCGCCGAGTACTTCTCGAAATCCCCTCTTTCAGGGGACTGTGATCATTTCGGTACATGTTTTGTTCCTAGTTCCCTATGTGGTGCATCTGTCCCGGAGCGAGAGATGATTAGGCCAAAGATTGGTGAGCGAAAAGAACACTCCTCACCTTTGGTGAACTATCCTGGCAGAGCGATTATCGGCTATACGAATAACCATCTAGCTTGGAAGTACAGGCATATCGCTGCGTTCGGTTAATAATACTCCATCAATCCGCACTCCTGCCAGTAGCCTCAAGCCTGTTGATGAGGCTCGGATCAGGATGCACTCTCTTTGAGGGGTTTTCATGGATTTGAACTATATGTGGTCACTGACAGCCTGCCAGCAATCATGTGGCTACTAACAGGCTAGACTTGTTTCGAACTACTGAAACCCACACCTCGCTGCCTCACCTACGTTTGACGGCCACACTCGCTAGTGTGTCGCCTTCGATGACAGTCGCCTCCTGGGTAAGAGAGTAGAGTACTCCATTTCGATCTGCTTCGACAGTCTGCAGTTTCTCATAGGTGGTTGGGGCATAGAGTGTCCCCAATCGGTTGCCGGTTGAAATTTCCTGTCCGAGTTCGATGGCAGGGTCCGTTTGAAACAACCCTGAGTCAGCAGCGACGATACGACTGAGGTGGTTTCGGGCAAGAATGGGATTGCCATTCGACTCCGGCTCACCCTTGAGCATAGTGAGGTAGCGAAGGACGTTCAGTATCCCAGCTACCCCCGTTTTGATGGCAGGCTCAATGAGCTGTTTGCTCTGAGCGAGTTCGGGTGTAATGGAGGGTGTTTCGCTTTTGGCGGCAGTAACTCGAAACTTGCCGCTGAAGCCACGAACAGCCCATTCCTCGCCAGTGTCGTTCTCAACCGGCTCGCCCAAGAGGAGATCGGTACCGAACACGGTCGCGAGGTCACGAGAGGCATGGTCGCCCTCTTCGAAGACGACGTGCGTTAGCGTGCTTGGACTGCCTGTATGAAGGTCGATGACAACATCCGCTCCGCTCGCGAATTCCCAAAGACGGGCGACCATACGTTCATGGAGCGAGCCATTGGAATTGCCCGGCCAGACCCGGTTCATGTTCGCGTTCACCGAGTCGAGCGATTCGGACGTCGTGTAGGAGACCCGGTCAAACGTAAGTGGGTTTGCGACTGGAATCGCGATGAGGGTTCCGGAAAGCGTGGCGGGCTTGAGACGGTCATGCAGGCGACGGAGGACCTCCGTGCCATTGACCTCACGACCATGCTGGGCAGCCTGAACGTACAGAGTCGGCCCCGAGTTACTCCCAGTATAGGTGTGAACGGTCGTCGCCACTTCAATGCCTGAAGGGAGGCGGGCGAGAACGATCCGTTCGCTAGTGTGTTCAGACATGAGTATACTCTCTTCGCAGGGTCATATGTTGAAAGCCTGAATTAACTGCTAATTGAGCTAGCAGATTCTCATCGTGGGAATCAACTCTCGGCATACTTACCATAGCCCTAACCGCTCAGTTGCTGCTTGTAGGCCGTTTGTCAGGATGCTTGATGGGGATTGTTGTCGTGTTTCGGTACCCATCGATAATGTTGCGACATCACGTTCGAGTCGGTCGGCGTATTTGAGTCGAATACGTCGTGCCTCGGTAACGGAAATGGGAGACTGACAGTCGATTTCGTCGGCAATCGG is part of the Halococcus hamelinensis 100A6 genome and encodes:
- a CDS encoding ABC transporter substrate-binding protein, which encodes MYRNDHSPLKEGISRSTRRRFLQAATVAGTGLATGCLGVASGTGTTLTMGYQPXATVAGTGLATGCLGVASGTGTTLTMGYQPFSAHAWEALVMKHDDDLVDRHLPDDYSLEWQSALQGSVIANRISVGKNQVGWMGDMPALVTIAQTETPASLVGLANWSHGQQCNLMPALVTIAQTETPASLVGLANWSHGQQCNLLIVPRDSPIEQTADIAGKSVGVTTGSCTHRYLLQVLDAEGINVTIEDTDISTILANLREGRIAAGLGWEPSVAKSVFQ
- a CDS encoding succinylglutamate desuccinylase/aspartoacylase family protein, with translation MSEHTSERIVLARLPSGIEVATTVHTYTGSNSGPTLYVQAAQHGREVNGTEVLRRLHDRLKPATLSGTLIAIPVANPLTFDRVSYTTSESLDSVNANMNRVWPGNSNGSLHERMVARLWEFASGADVVIDLHTGSPSTLTHVVFEEGDHASRDLATVFGTDLLLGEPVENDTGEEWAVRGFSGKFRVTAAKSETPSITPELAQSKQLIEPAIKTGVAGILNVLRYLTMLKGEPESNGNPILARNHLSRIVAADSGLFQTDPAIELGQEISTGNRLGTLYAPTTYEKLQTVEADRNGVLYSLTQEATVIEGDTLASVAVKRR